In the genome of Synchiropus splendidus isolate RoL2022-P1 chromosome 13, RoL_Sspl_1.0, whole genome shotgun sequence, the window TCGCACGGCCAGCAGCTGGGGTAAGActcccccgcccctccccctTTACATAGCTATATATAagtcatcctctccatattTGACTGCGACCATATGTGAGACCTACATTCCTAATGGATCACTGGCAATCACACCTTTCATCCGCGCATCCGGGGCTGCAGACATTTTTATGTAATAGATGGGCCAGTGATTTCCACCGCGAGGTAGTAACACGCCTCCTATAGGCCAGTGGGCTGTCATGCTGCCTGGGCCCCTGTGCTGCTGTGCAGTGGGATGCTCCATTGCAGTTGCATGGCCGCCCACATTAGCATGGCTGTCAAGGTCAAATGGgattccctctctcctctttctcttcctttcaCACATCAGGCAGGTGCATTGTGGGATACGGTTGAAGAGGGATGACAGGAGAAGGGggtgtgttgctgaaaagcCGAGGGGTTCACccccctccttttttttttggtggaggAGATCCGAGCGGCCGACGGTGGAGAGGCCGGCAAATATTTGTACAGGAGCACACGCAGGCCTGCAGAGAGATTCGGGGGCCCCCGACGCCCCTTTACGTTCACATCCATTGACTTTCCTCGTGCTTAAATGTGTGGCTCATTTTTACGCCCCCACAGTGAGCTATTATATAGTGGGGTGGTTTTACTGGCCAGACCTTGGATAGAGCTTCACACTGGAGTTTGCTCCAAAATAACAGTCAGGTCCCTTAGATAACAACTGGAAACACGTGAGCATGAAGCAGCAAAAGGTAAAGGAAGAAACAAAGTTGTTGGAGTTGACCTTTCTAATATGGCTGCACACGAAGGCACGTACTCCTCATGAAATTGTGGCTGGATTTCTGTGCATCCTGTCGTCGTCAGATGCTGGATTATTTCCATAATTCCACCATTTCCAAGGTCATACAGAAATGGTGGGGCAGTTTTGGAGGTGTCAAACTAGGTTCTCGCCTCCTTCACCCCAAACACAGGTGAAAGCCCAGGAAAGAAGCCATGTTTTAAGGCTAAGCTAAGTGAAGTAGTCCTCCATTAAAGGGCCAGATGGTTGGGGGGGGCGGCGCCTCTCCACACACCTCCGTGGCGTCTTCCACTCCTGCTTTTACTTGAATGACCTCACCTTTGTCCCACGGGGAAAGTCTACTTGTAGTGGGCCGCAAAACTACTGCTCTGTTGGCCATAACTGGCCCACGGACCGTGGGGTTGAGGCCCACAATATCATGGTGATTTTCATCTCTTTTGTCCAGTTGTGCTTTAAAGATCATGTCAAATTGAAATGACTGTCCACTTGACATTCAAATATGGCTGCCATAAATAGCAAAGCATTGTAGCACCATGGCTGACCTTCCGTGTGCTGTCATGACTCAACAGCGTATAAATGAGATGCTGTGCACTGTTTATGGTCGTGTTGCTGATGGGAACGCTCTGCCCTCTGAGGTGCCTCTTGGGAGAAAGAGTGAGGAGCGTCTTTACTAcaactgctgcccccatgaccttgTGAAATCTCCATGCTCATGGAAGACCTGCCACCAGTCATTTATTCATCGTTTCCTGTGTTGAAATACGGTGGTTAACCAGCTATTGCCGATAATGTGTCCACGGAAAACACAGTCAAGCGAGTTTCCTCATAAATCGCAATAGCGCTGTTATTATTAAGGCGATTCTAAGTGCCAATAAAACTgcctgagtgagtgagtgagtcttCCTCTGTCGGCATTTCCTGCCGGCGATCGCCACAGCGCTTTCCTCCACCTGAGcctgtcttcttcttcctcccgagtcacatcacatccatgaacctggTCCTTCTCAGTCAAATACTTGAACTCATCTTGTCATAAGTTCACCGTCCCTCCTGCCTCGCTCTCATTCACTCTgactgagcttcattcctcaTCTCTCCAGCGTCTCCACCAGCTCATCTTCACGCTCACCTCAGATCTCTACATCATCcacaaacatcatagtccaggGAGAGTCCTCACTCACCttgtccgtccatctgtccgtAACAATAGTAGGCTGATGGACTCCTCCTCTCAGACACCTCACCACCGTCCTCATACATGTGCTTCACAACCCTCACATGCTTCTCAGAGATGCACCTGATTTCCCCCCAACAATACCACACTTCctgtttaattcatttttatgcAACATTATCGCtaaaatataatacatttttactttaaaaaagaCTATTTTTGGGAGCCTCTTCAAATGGGACTTAAATATTATCCTTAATTCTATACTTAATCTTATGAATTCACAattaatagaaataaaaaaaacagttgttattaaaatacaaatgaagGGTTTAAGATGCATAATAAAAGGAAAGAGGGATCTGATTTAAACATGAGGCacatatgaaacagtttttcagtaGAAATATTGTTCAgtttataatttattatttgttttgtcaGAAGACCAATGACAATTTTCATCCAAATAAAACTATTCTTCATAGAGTCACCAGTTCCAAGCAAAAAAATCGAAATATTTTGTCTTCAACTTAGAGTGTCAGTGAATGCACCACACTTACCAACCATGCTTAATAACAATACTGTAAATAAAGGACTTTTTTTGTGACGTTTAAGTGTGTGAGCACCAACCGTTATTGAAAGAGCATTGAAACGTAGCTGTCGACCACCTTAAAGAGCTTTTGATCTCCTCCTTCTGCAGCCTTCATCTTGTTGTTCTACTTGGTCTTCTACTGCTTCCTGGCTGGAATGTTCGCTCTGACCATGTGGGTGATGCTGCTGACGCTGAACGAAGACAAGCCCCAGTACCAGGACCGTGTTACCAACCCAGGTTAGCGCCTGTTTCCATGCTGGAGGAGCGCCGCTCTCAGCCTCTCCTCCGCTGGGTATCCATTATTCATGCCGCCGAGACGTAGCCGCCGTGATGGGCTACATTGTGCTTTTGCTTACTCTATTGATCTATTTTCCATGGGCTTCCTGAGTGATATCAACAGCGGCTGTTTGGgaaatgtttttctgtgttcCGACACACCCTTCCACCCTGATGACTCTGTTGTTTTCCAGGTCTGGTGATTCGTCCCAATTTCCTGGACATCTCCTTCAACAAAAGCGTCCCTGCGCAGTACTCCAGCTACGTCAAACATCTGGAGGGCTTCCTGCAAAGTAAGAGCCTGTGAAGTGTGAGCCATTGGTCCAGAGCCGCCGGGGTCAAACTCTTCCTTTTTGGTTTTCGTCACAGACTACAATGAAACCCTGCAGGAGCAGAACGAGGACTGCACTCCAGGGGAGTACTACATGCAGGAGGACAAGGCGGAGAAGATCAAGAAGGTCTGTCGCTTCAGGAGGAGCTCTCTCAACCTCTGCTCCGGACTCTCTGACACCAACTTCGGATACTCTGAGGGGAAGCCGTGCGTGCTGCTGAAAATGAACCGGGTAAGTCAGACTCTCGTGGCTCTGCTCGCCTCCTGTTTGAGTCTCACCCTCTCCTCTCGGTCTTAGATCATCGGTCTGATGCCGCGCGGAGAGCCTTACATCAACTGCACAGTCA includes:
- the atp1b3a gene encoding sodium/potassium-transporting ATPase subunit beta-3a, with product MASTEDKPASKENASSWKDSIYNPRTGELLGRTASSWAFILLFYLVFYCFLAGMFALTMWVMLLTLNEDKPQYQDRVTNPGLVIRPNFLDISFNKSVPAQYSSYVKHLEGFLQNYNETLQEQNEDCTPGEYYMQEDKAEKIKKVCRFRRSSLNLCSGLSDTNFGYSEGKPCVLLKMNRIIGLMPRGEPYINCTVKKESSVQMSYFPREGRIDKMYFPYYGKKAQENYVQPLVAVKLLLSSEDYNKELPVECRVEGSNIKNNDERDKFLGRVTFRVKVVE